CGTAAGTCGCGTGAATATCCGCGGTGACTTCGTCCGTGAGATCCAGCATTAGCGGCCGCACCAGCACGGTTCCAGGATCGGTCTCGGCCTCTACGATCGCGGCCGCCACCTGGTTTAGAACGGTCACGCCCTGGTTCCATCTCTCCAGCTGGGCCGCTCTGGTGGCCCGTGCCGCAGATCTGGCCCGCATGGCTCGGATCATCGCCCACATCGCGCCGCCCGCTGCGGCGACACCGAGCACGGGCCATATCCAGGAGAAATCCGGCGCGGCGGCGGGGCCCGCGTCGGTTACCGGTGCGCTCGGATCGCTACCGGCGGTGTCCTCGCCGGTGGGGCCTGCCAGGGCCCAATTGATGAGGTTCGCAGCCATCGCGCCGCACCCTGCCAGGGCCAGCACGCCGCCGAGCGCGCCCAGACCCGCAGAGTTCTGCATGGTCCACTTCTGATAGGCGAAAACGGCTGCGCCGCAGAGCAATGCGGCAAGCGCGACCCATCCGGAAAGGGCCCAGACCAGCCCAAGGAACTTCGACGCAATCTGTTCGAACGGGGCGTCAGAGGGCTGATCAGCGGCCAACAGTGAGGTGATCATGACGGGGTTCACCTTTCGAGGTGTCGGGAATGGGTGCCGCGATGCGGGCGGGCTCCGCACCGGTTCGCGCTGGTCACCACAGGGCAAGCTGCGGTTCTTCGGGTTCGGCCAGCTGCTCGAGGGTGAGCCGGTACAGCTGGGGCAGATCCCGCATGTCTTCTGGATAGGTGCGCCACCAGGTGAGGGCTTGGGCGCGTACCTGCTCGGGCAGCGAATCGCACCACTTCGCCAGCCTCGTATAGGTGATCGAAACGTCTTGCAACAGACGGCCTTTGCGGGCCTTCTTCACGCTGCCGTCCGGGTAGCGGTCGGTGACTATCCACTCATGCCATTGGGCGGTGATCCGCTTCTTGGTGCACTTGTAGGCGAACCCCCCGCCACATCCGGAGCGGTATCCGCGCGCCATGTACTCGATGCCGTATTCGGTGCTCGCGATGCACGGCCCGATGAGGTCGTAGACCTTGCGCAGCAAGGCGCGCTCCGGCCCGGTGAGCACGACGGCGGCTGGTGTCGCGGTGGTCTTCTCGGGTTCGGCTGGGGTGGCGTCGGGCCGGGTCTGCTCGATGGGCTCGGCCAGCTGCGTGAGCGCCATCATCGGGCCGCCTCGGCGTAGATGATGCGGGCCAGGCGTTGCCGGTGTTCGCCGATGCCGCGCGAGCCGAGTAGCGGGGCCTCGGCGTGCGGCCAGACTTCGCGCACAAGTCGGGTGTATTCGGCTCCGGCGAGCACGATTACGGGGCGGTGCAGCAGTTCGGCGGCGGCGGCCTGGTCGTGCAGCTGCTCGGCGGTGATGGCGTCGTAGTCCGATAGTCGGGTGTCGTAGGGCTCGATCACGGTCGTGAGGCGCAGCAGGCCGTGACGAGCGGACAGAATGCGGATGTCGGCGGCGTCGGCGGCCAGCTGCCAGGCGGCGCGCAAGCACATTTGCGCATATGAACCGGTGTAAAGGGCGGCGGCCGCGCTCGCGGTGTCGGCCTTCTTCATGCCGCACGATGCAATTACCAGCGGTGATGTGGTCATGACGGGGTAACCCTTTCGGGGAGTTGGGAAGTCGGGGCCGTGGGATGCGGGCGGAATCCGCGGCGGCCCTCGTCGTAGGGGCGGCGGTAGGGCCGGGGGCTGTTCGCGACGCTGGGGCGCGACGCCAGCGGCGTGGACGCGCCCCAGCGCGGCCGCGCCACCGGCACCGAAAAAGTCGTGTGGCCGGCGGTTGCCCTAGAGTTGAAAGGCAAGATCCCGGGCAGGTTGCGACTGTCCGGGCTCTTGCTTCTTCCGGGCCTTACGTGAGGTCAGACATGGAAATCTGCCCGGAAATCTCGTTCCGTGGCCTGGTCTACCTCGTTGATCACGAAGTCATCGGGCAAGCTGGTGTGTTCGCGCTCGGTGCCCTCGTGTTTGCCTTTGCCCTCGGCGATGAGGTCGCGTAGGCGGGCGTCTCGGTCGTCGGCGTCGTCGTCCCAATCGTCGGGCACGGGCACGATGTAGGTATCCCACTGGCGAACGTCTCCGGCGGTCTCGACCCTGAGAAACTGCATGTCAGGCACTCTTTCTATGTTCGGCCCGTGGTGGGCCGGGGGTTGGTGCCCTGGACCGGTTGCGACGGTCCAGGGCGTTGGGCGGGTGTTGGGGTTAGTCCTCGTCGCCGATGTCGGCGAGTCGGGGCAGGGAGTTTGCGGGCTTGGTGATGAGCGATTCCGCCAGCGCGTAGACCGGGTGCGGGGTGGCGGCCGGGAACAGCGGCACTTTGCCCTTGAACTCCTCGGTGTCCAGCGACCAGACCGGCTCTTTGGGGCCGAATCCGCGTGCGACGTAGGCGGCTTCGAGCTTCACGCCGTGCTCGCGCAGGGCGCACGCTGCGGCGTCGGTGAGCAAGACGTGTTCTTGGCTGTTGTCGCCGGGGCCGTCGGCCTCGATGTCCACCACCAGGGCGACGGCGCGGGTTCCGTTGGTGCCGTAGCTGAGGGCCTTGGCGTGGAACGGGTCGAAATAGTCGATTTCGTCGGCGACCCAGATTCGCTCGATCTCGCCG
This sequence is a window from Nocardia yunnanensis. Protein-coding genes within it:
- a CDS encoding DUF6884 domain-containing protein, translated to MTTSPLVIASCGMKKADTASAAAALYTGSYAQMCLRAAWQLAADAADIRILSARHGLLRLTTVIEPYDTRLSDYDAITAEQLHDQAAAAELLHRPVIVLAGAEYTRLVREVWPHAEAPLLGSRGIGEHRQRLARIIYAEAAR